One genomic segment of Thermoanaerobaculia bacterium includes these proteins:
- a CDS encoding DUF11 domain-containing protein: MAWHRSLRQLPAALLLLGSVVPSPAALASGESVPLNAVSVPPGATMTITFEVDVDSPLNFCATAVSNQGSISGTNFLSFLTDDPDVGGASNPTVTLLDAVDLAITKTDGSATEVPGTPVTYTIAVTNAGPVGAVGANVADTFPAFLTGVTWTCAGAAGGTCTAAGAGDINDLVNVPVGGSVTYTVSATVSAAATGTLVNTATVTKAAAQLECNFANNSATDTDTLTPQVDLSVTKSDGQTSINAGSPTTYTIQVGNSGPSHAVGATVTDNFPADLTGATWTCSATGGSSCAAGPVAGNISDSVTVLAGGTLTYTVSATVSGSFSGVLSNTATVAAAGGTTDTNSGNNSATDTTTVVPVADLSITKTDGVTTAVPGQSVTYTITASNAGPATATGATVADTFPATLTCTWTCVGAGGGTCTAAGAGNIGDSVNLPAGGSVTYTASCTIAAAATGSLTNTATISGGGVSDTVPANNSATDTDTLNPQTDVSITKTDGSPTEVPGTPVTYTIVASNAGPSEATGVTVADTFPGTLSGCSWTSLAVGGATGNTAGPVAGDISNGGITLPPASSVTYTATCNIAANATGSLANTATIGAATTDPAPGNNSATDTNTLTPQTDLSVTKTDGAASEVPGTPVTYTIVASNAGPSTATGVSVNDTFAGILSACNWTSVAAGGATGNTAGPVAGNIAEIAMTFPVSASVTYTATCDIAANATGTLANTATVASATTDPSAGNNSATDTDTLTVQFDLAITKTDGQTSINAGSATTYTIAVANSGPSTATGATVADTFPADLVGPVWTCAASPGSSCAAGPVAGNLNDSATVAAGGNVTYTVNATVSGTASGTLSNTATVTLAGDSNGGNNSATDTTTVNPVADLSITKTDGVTTAVPGMTVTYTIVAANAGPATATAASVTDTFPAACASVSWTCVPTGAGASCTAGPVAGNIADGATLPAGTSATYTAVCTLADTASGSLVNTATIGGGSVSDTNPGNDSATDTDTILPLDYGDAPGSAQGSPWAYPTLVADNGARHGVNGPGALHMGVQLDTEADGQPTLAADGDDQISVPNVDDEDGVTLPATLDACGSANVAVNASAVAKLDAFVDWNRNGSFADAGEKIFDNQALAAGANVLPFSVPCTATPTTLTFARFRVSTAGSLPSTGVAADGEVEDYAVAVRGLDFGDAPIVYPTLLAGNGARHIVVPGALLLGATVDTEADGQPTAGANGDDLATSDDEDGVAFTSPLIRGQNASVTVTASAPGVLNAWLDFNGDGNWTTAGDAIFVNVALLAGANNLSFPVPATATTNLNTVARFRLATAGGLSFTGLANDGEVEDHAVATAAEADVAITKTDSAATEVPGTTVTYTIVASNNGPDTASGVTVADTFSGVLSGCSTTSVAAGGATGNDAGPVAGSLSDGGIDLPVGGTVTYTATCTIAASATGSLANTATIASATGDPVSANNSATDTDSLTPQTDLAITKTDGATTEVPGTPVSYSIVVTNAGPSDAVAATVTDTFPATITGVNWTCVGANGGTCPAAGSGNINTLVGLPAAGSATVTFTATGTIAASATGTLVNTATVAAGAGATDPVPGNNSATDTDTLNVESDLAITKTDGSATEVPGTAVTYTITASNAGPSNNPGATVADTFPASVSGVNWTCVGTGGGTCPAAGSGNLNASVNLPAGGSVTFTATGTIASSATGTLANTATVAAAGGTTDPTPGNDSATDTDSLVPSADIQITKDDSADPPPAGQDLIYTLTVTNLGPSDATGVAVSDPLPSEVTYISDDCGGSNTPPWAWTIGSVAAGASEVCNITVSINPAPPISISNTATVTSTTADPNSANDSDTELTQLDAVPPQVTNVDSVTATGDGSLTECETANVTITSLLVTFDEAMQDPPGDVDPDDVTNPANYLLVTPGPDFDFQTTACGGAAGDDVAIAVSSVAYNGGTETASLALAAALPSAQVRLFACDTLTDLAGNALDGDADTTAGGDFRRAFRSDPGNVFANGHFDCDASLWNAVAPNPAEITWTGADDADDADDSGSVHFTNLAPGTDTSFRLWQCYDIPADALFDVSARVRLQAAPGDFIGFVRRCEFFSAPACTGSLGVQTAALALQDTAGGWLTLGAQLARPAGAVAARCDFSFETPTAESFDAWLDATLFQGTGGLFADGFESGDTSAWSATVP, from the coding sequence GTGGCGTGGCATCGGTCCCTGCGGCAGCTTCCGGCAGCTCTCCTCCTCCTCGGCTCGGTGGTCCCGTCACCGGCGGCGCTCGCCTCCGGCGAATCGGTTCCGCTGAACGCCGTCAGCGTCCCGCCGGGGGCGACCATGACGATCACTTTCGAGGTCGACGTCGACAGCCCGCTGAACTTCTGCGCCACGGCGGTCAGCAACCAGGGCTCGATCAGCGGCACCAACTTCCTCTCGTTCCTGACCGACGATCCGGACGTCGGGGGCGCAAGCAATCCCACCGTCACCCTCCTCGACGCCGTCGACCTCGCGATCACCAAGACCGACGGCTCGGCGACCGAAGTCCCAGGCACGCCGGTGACCTACACCATCGCGGTCACCAACGCCGGTCCCGTCGGCGCCGTAGGTGCCAACGTTGCGGATACCTTCCCGGCTTTCCTCACTGGCGTCACCTGGACCTGCGCCGGAGCGGCGGGCGGAACTTGCACGGCCGCCGGTGCCGGCGACATCAACGATCTGGTCAATGTCCCGGTCGGCGGATCGGTCACCTACACCGTGAGCGCCACGGTCTCGGCGGCGGCGACCGGCACGCTGGTCAATACCGCCACCGTCACCAAGGCGGCGGCGCAGCTCGAGTGCAACTTCGCCAACAACAGCGCGACGGACACCGACACCCTGACGCCGCAGGTCGACCTGAGCGTCACCAAGAGCGACGGCCAGACGTCGATCAATGCCGGCAGCCCGACGACCTACACGATCCAGGTCGGAAACAGCGGACCCAGCCACGCGGTCGGCGCAACCGTCACTGATAACTTCCCGGCGGATCTGACCGGCGCCACCTGGACCTGCTCGGCGACCGGTGGATCGTCCTGCGCGGCCGGGCCCGTGGCGGGCAACATCAGCGACTCGGTGACCGTGCTCGCCGGCGGCACCCTGACCTATACCGTCAGTGCGACGGTCAGTGGCTCCTTCTCGGGAGTCCTTTCGAACACGGCGACCGTGGCCGCAGCCGGCGGTACCACCGACACCAACTCCGGCAACAACAGCGCCACCGACACGACCACGGTCGTTCCGGTGGCCGATCTGTCGATCACCAAGACGGACGGCGTCACGACGGCCGTGCCCGGCCAGTCGGTGACCTATACCATCACGGCCTCGAACGCCGGCCCGGCGACGGCCACCGGAGCGACGGTCGCCGACACCTTCCCCGCGACCCTGACCTGCACCTGGACCTGCGTCGGCGCGGGCGGCGGCACCTGCACGGCCGCTGGCGCCGGCAACATCGGCGACAGTGTCAACCTCCCGGCCGGCGGCTCGGTCACCTACACCGCGAGCTGCACCATCGCCGCCGCGGCCACCGGTTCGCTGACGAACACGGCGACGATCAGCGGCGGCGGCGTCAGCGACACCGTCCCGGCCAACAACAGCGCGACGGACACCGACACGCTCAACCCGCAGACGGACGTTTCGATCACCAAGACCGACGGCAGCCCCACCGAGGTCCCCGGCACGCCGGTGACCTACACCATCGTCGCCTCGAACGCCGGACCGTCGGAGGCCACCGGAGTGACGGTCGCCGACACCTTCCCGGGCACCCTCTCCGGCTGCAGCTGGACGAGCCTCGCCGTCGGCGGCGCCACCGGCAACACTGCGGGTCCGGTGGCCGGCGACATTTCGAACGGTGGCATCACGCTGCCTCCGGCCTCCTCGGTGACCTATACCGCGACCTGCAACATCGCTGCGAACGCGACCGGCTCGCTCGCCAACACCGCCACGATCGGTGCGGCGACGACCGATCCGGCGCCGGGCAACAACAGCGCCACCGACACGAACACCCTCACGCCGCAGACCGACTTGAGCGTCACCAAGACCGACGGCGCCGCTTCCGAGGTCCCCGGTACGCCGGTGACGTACACGATCGTCGCCAGCAATGCCGGCCCGTCGACGGCCACAGGCGTCTCCGTAAACGACACCTTCGCCGGCATCCTCTCCGCCTGCAACTGGACGAGCGTCGCCGCGGGCGGCGCCACCGGCAACACCGCCGGCCCCGTCGCGGGCAACATCGCCGAGATCGCGATGACCTTCCCGGTGAGCGCTTCGGTGACCTACACCGCGACCTGCGACATCGCCGCAAACGCCACCGGAACCCTGGCCAACACCGCCACCGTCGCGAGCGCCACCACCGACCCGTCGGCGGGCAACAACAGCGCCACGGACACCGACACGCTGACTGTGCAGTTCGATCTGGCGATCACCAAGACCGACGGCCAGACTTCGATCAACGCCGGCAGCGCAACCACCTACACGATCGCGGTCGCCAACTCCGGTCCGAGCACCGCGACCGGAGCGACGGTGGCCGACACCTTCCCGGCCGACCTCGTCGGCCCGGTCTGGACCTGCGCGGCCTCGCCCGGCTCGAGCTGTGCCGCCGGGCCGGTCGCCGGCAACCTCAACGACTCGGCCACCGTCGCCGCGGGCGGCAATGTGACCTACACCGTGAACGCCACCGTGAGCGGCACCGCCTCGGGGACGCTCTCGAACACCGCAACCGTGACGCTCGCTGGCGACAGCAACGGCGGGAACAACAGCGCCACCGACACGACGACCGTCAATCCGGTCGCCGATCTTTCGATCACCAAGACCGACGGCGTCACGACGGCGGTTCCCGGAATGACGGTGACCTACACGATCGTCGCCGCGAACGCCGGCCCGGCGACGGCAACAGCCGCCTCGGTCACCGACACCTTCCCCGCGGCCTGTGCCTCGGTGAGCTGGACCTGCGTCCCCACCGGCGCCGGCGCCTCCTGCACCGCCGGACCGGTCGCCGGCAACATCGCCGACGGTGCGACCCTGCCGGCCGGCACCTCGGCCACCTACACCGCGGTCTGCACGCTGGCCGACACCGCCTCCGGTTCGCTGGTGAACACCGCCACGATCGGCGGCGGAAGTGTTTCCGACACCAACCCGGGCAACGACAGCGCGACCGACACCGACACGATCCTGCCGCTCGACTACGGTGACGCCCCGGGCAGCGCCCAGGGATCGCCGTGGGCCTACCCGACGCTCGTCGCCGACAACGGCGCTCGTCACGGCGTGAACGGCCCCGGCGCCCTGCACATGGGTGTCCAGCTCGACACGGAGGCCGACGGCCAGCCGACCCTCGCCGCCGACGGCGACGATCAGATCTCGGTGCCGAATGTCGATGACGAAGACGGCGTCACCCTGCCGGCAACCCTCGACGCCTGCGGCAGCGCCAACGTCGCGGTCAATGCCTCGGCAGTGGCGAAGCTCGACGCCTTCGTCGACTGGAACCGCAACGGCAGCTTCGCTGACGCCGGCGAGAAGATCTTCGACAACCAGGCGTTGGCGGCGGGGGCGAACGTCCTGCCCTTCAGCGTCCCCTGCACCGCCACACCGACGACGCTCACCTTCGCGCGTTTCCGCGTGTCGACGGCGGGCAGCCTTCCGTCCACCGGCGTCGCTGCAGACGGCGAAGTCGAGGACTACGCCGTCGCCGTGCGCGGGCTCGACTTCGGTGACGCGCCCATCGTCTATCCGACGCTCCTCGCCGGCAACGGCGCGCGACATATCGTCGTCCCCGGCGCCCTTCTCCTCGGGGCGACCGTCGACACCGAGGCCGACGGCCAGCCGACCGCCGGCGCAAACGGCGATGACCTCGCGACCAGCGACGACGAGGACGGCGTTGCCTTTACCAGTCCGCTGATCCGCGGCCAGAACGCCTCGGTCACCGTCACCGCCAGCGCGCCGGGGGTGCTCAACGCCTGGCTCGACTTCAATGGTGACGGCAACTGGACGACCGCAGGGGACGCGATCTTCGTCAACGTCGCGCTCCTCGCGGGGGCCAACAACCTCTCCTTCCCGGTACCGGCGACGGCGACCACAAACCTGAACACGGTGGCGCGATTCCGCCTTGCCACCGCTGGCGGCTTGTCGTTCACCGGTCTCGCCAACGACGGCGAGGTCGAGGACCACGCCGTCGCGACCGCGGCGGAGGCCGATGTCGCGATCACCAAGACCGACAGCGCCGCGACCGAGGTCCCCGGCACGACCGTGACCTACACGATCGTCGCCTCGAACAACGGCCCGGACACGGCCTCCGGCGTCACCGTCGCCGACACGTTCTCGGGCGTCCTCTCCGGCTGCTCGACGACGAGCGTCGCCGCGGGCGGCGCCACCGGCAACGACGCCGGCCCCGTCGCCGGCAGCCTGAGCGACGGCGGCATCGATCTCCCCGTGGGCGGCACCGTGACCTACACGGCGACCTGCACGATCGCCGCGAGCGCCACCGGCTCGCTGGCGAACACCGCGACGATCGCTTCGGCGACCGGTGACCCGGTCTCCGCCAACAACAGCGCCACGGACACCGACTCCCTGACGCCTCAGACCGACCTCGCCATCACCAAGACCGACGGCGCGACGACCGAGGTACCGGGAACGCCCGTCAGCTACTCGATCGTCGTGACGAACGCCGGCCCGAGCGATGCGGTCGCAGCGACCGTCACCGACACCTTCCCGGCGACGATCACGGGGGTCAACTGGACCTGTGTCGGCGCCAACGGCGGCACCTGCCCGGCGGCCGGCAGCGGCAACATCAACACGCTCGTCGGCCTGCCTGCCGCAGGAAGCGCCACGGTCACCTTCACCGCGACCGGCACCATCGCCGCCTCGGCCACCGGCACGCTCGTCAATACGGCGACGGTCGCCGCTGGCGCGGGGGCCACCGATCCGGTCCCGGGCAACAACAGCGCCACCGACACCGACACCCTGAACGTCGAGTCCGATCTCGCGATCACCAAGACCGACGGCAGCGCCACCGAGGTCCCCGGCACGGCGGTGACCTACACCATCACGGCGTCGAACGCCGGCCCCTCGAACAACCCCGGCGCGACGGTCGCCGACACCTTCCCGGCGAGCGTCAGCGGGGTCAACTGGACCTGCGTCGGCACCGGCGGCGGCACCTGCCCGGCGGCGGGAAGCGGCAATCTCAACGCCAGCGTCAACCTGCCGGCCGGCGGCTCCGTGACCTTTACGGCGACCGGCACGATCGCCTCTTCCGCCACCGGCACGCTCGCCAATACGGCAACCGTGGCTGCGGCGGGTGGAACGACAGACCCGACACCAGGGAACGACAGCGCCACCGACACCGACAGCCTGGTCCCGTCGGCCGACATCCAGATCACCAAGGACGATTCGGCCGATCCGCCGCCGGCGGGCCAGGACCTGATCTACACCCTGACGGTGACCAACCTCGGGCCGTCGGACGCCACTGGCGTCGCGGTCAGCGATCCGCTGCCGTCCGAGGTCACTTACATCTCCGACGACTGCGGCGGCAGCAACACGCCGCCGTGGGCCTGGACGATCGGCAGCGTCGCAGCTGGCGCCTCCGAGGTCTGCAACATCACCGTCTCGATCAACCCGGCGCCGCCGATCTCGATCTCGAACACCGCGACCGTGACCAGCACGACGGCGGACCCGAATTCGGCCAACGACTCCGACACCGAGCTGACGCAGCTCGACGCCGTGCCGCCGCAGGTGACGAACGTCGACAGTGTCACGGCGACCGGCGACGGCTCCCTCACCGAGTGCGAGACCGCGAACGTCACGATCACGAGCCTCCTCGTGACCTTCGACGAAGCGATGCAGGATCCGCCCGGCGATGTCGATCCGGACGACGTCACCAACCCGGCGAACTACCTCCTGGTCACGCCGGGGCCCGACTTCGACTTCCAGACCACCGCCTGCGGCGGCGCGGCGGGAGACGACGTCGCGATCGCGGTGTCCTCGGTCGCCTACAACGGCGGCACGGAGACCGCGAGTCTCGCGCTCGCCGCGGCGCTGCCTTCGGCTCAGGTGCGCCTCTTCGCCTGCGACACGCTCACCGACCTCGCTGGCAACGCGCTCGACGGCGACGCCGACACGACGGCCGGCGGCGACTTCCGGCGCGCGTTCCGCTCCGATCCGGGCAACGTCTTTGCCAACGGCCACTTCGACTGCGACGCGAGCCTCTGGAACGCCGTCGCTCCGAACCCGGCGGAGATCACCTGGACGGGAGCGGACGACGCCGACGACGCCGACGACTCGGGGTCCGTGCACTTCACCAACCTCGCACCCGGGACCGATACTTCGTTCCGGCTCTGGCAGTGTTACGACATTCCGGCGGACGCCCTCTTCGACGTCTCGGCGCGCGTCCGGCTGCAGGCCGCTCCCGGCGACTTCATCGGCTTCGTCCGGCGCTGCGAATTCTTCAGCGCCCCGGCCTGCACCGGCAGTCTCGGCGTTCAGACCGCGGCGCTCGCACTTCAGGACACCGCAGGCGGCTGGCTCACGCTCGGCGCGCAGCTCGCAAGGCCCGCCGGCGCCGTCGCGGCCCGTTGCGACTTCAGCTTCGAGACCCCGACCGCGGAGAGCTTCGACGCCTGGCTCGACGCCACCCTCTTCCAGGGCACCGGAGGACTCTTCGCAGACGGCTTCGAGTCCGGGGACACGTCGGCGTGGTCGGCGACGGTGCCTTGA
- a CDS encoding cation:proton antiporter, which translates to MSNFELSIALFLQFAIILAACRLVGFLVRPLGQPQVVAEMITGVLLGPSLFGLLAPGLHAQLFPRESLPIIYSLAQIGLVLYMFLIGLEFDLELIRKRMKSAIFVSWAGIATPFALGALLAWGLMDRFPLFAPGVKVWEAALFMGSAMSITAFPMLARIISERGLSGTALGTLALAAGSLDDAAAWCLLAVVLASFTGKMSIALLALFGGAFYGLFMFTLGRRLLARLFAWLLALPSREPLVLPAALTLLMVAAWATDRLGIYAVFGAFVFGAAMPRGPLQKRLEGQIGPLTAVYLLPMFFINSGLSTKFSLIASPAMLGIAALLLVAAIAGKGIACGVAARLAGESKKDSFAIGALMNARGLMELILLNIGYERGMITQTLFTILVIMAVVTTIMAVPLFNRVYRPGDAAPA; encoded by the coding sequence TTGTCGAATTTCGAGCTCTCGATCGCTCTCTTTCTGCAGTTCGCCATCATCCTGGCGGCCTGCCGCCTGGTGGGCTTCCTCGTGCGGCCGCTCGGGCAGCCGCAGGTGGTGGCCGAGATGATCACCGGCGTGCTGCTCGGGCCCTCGCTCTTCGGCCTGCTGGCGCCCGGACTCCACGCCCAGCTCTTCCCCAGGGAGAGTCTGCCGATCATCTACAGCCTGGCCCAGATCGGACTGGTGCTCTACATGTTCCTGATCGGCCTCGAGTTCGACCTCGAGCTCATCCGCAAGCGGATGAAGAGCGCGATCTTCGTCTCCTGGGCCGGCATCGCCACGCCGTTCGCTCTGGGCGCCCTCCTTGCCTGGGGCCTGATGGACCGTTTCCCGCTCTTCGCGCCCGGCGTGAAGGTCTGGGAGGCGGCGCTCTTCATGGGTTCGGCGATGTCGATCACCGCCTTCCCGATGCTGGCGCGGATCATCTCGGAGCGCGGACTCTCGGGGACCGCGCTGGGGACGCTGGCGCTCGCTGCCGGTTCGCTCGACGACGCAGCAGCCTGGTGTCTGCTCGCCGTCGTGCTGGCGAGCTTCACCGGCAAGATGTCGATCGCGCTCCTGGCGCTCTTCGGCGGAGCGTTCTACGGCCTATTCATGTTCACCCTCGGGCGCAGGCTCCTGGCGCGGCTCTTCGCGTGGCTCCTGGCGCTGCCGTCGCGCGAGCCGCTGGTGCTGCCGGCCGCCCTCACGCTGCTCATGGTCGCCGCCTGGGCGACCGACCGCCTCGGCATCTACGCGGTCTTCGGCGCCTTCGTCTTCGGCGCCGCGATGCCGCGGGGCCCGCTGCAGAAGCGCCTCGAGGGCCAGATCGGTCCGCTCACCGCGGTCTATCTGCTGCCGATGTTCTTCATCAACTCGGGGCTGAGCACGAAGTTCTCGCTCATCGCCTCGCCGGCGATGCTGGGCATCGCCGCGCTGCTGCTGGTAGCGGCGATCGCCGGCAAGGGGATCGCCTGCGGTGTCGCGGCGCGCCTCGCCGGCGAGTCGAAGAAGGACTCCTTCGCGATCGGCGCGCTCATGAACGCGCGCGGCCTGATGGAGCTGATTCTGCTCAACATCGGTTACGAGCGCGGCATGATCACCCAGACGCTATTCACGATCCTGGTCATCATGGCGGTGGTGACGACGATCATGGCCGTGCCGCTGTTCAATCGCGTCTACCGCCCGGGCGACGCCGCGCCGGCCTGA
- a CDS encoding diguanylate cyclase, translating into MRMPIRTKLFLSHFLAVLLVSGSIGTYFYKQSTASLLESLQNRLRYSASLLARTIDGGELAAIGGPQDIARPEYRRLLALVRDFQAANRDIAFIYVMRRDNALGGVAGEVRFVLDSDSSADQALPGDLYEEEVPRLREGFDRPAADDAITQDRWGYFLSGYAPVKNGGGRFLVGLDMRADEVQRKFQRIRMAGVVSLLLSILLAALFSRLLAGRITRPVTQVIARTGEIARGELRGTVRVASGDELEDLAGAVNRMAGDLLESQTHREQAMRELADANLHLEERIALRTVELSQLNAALLEEIEERKSAERRLEKAATSDFLTGLLNRPAMLTLLEQESDRIRRGVAAYSLALADLDHFKPINDRYGHAVGDQALTRIADLLRSSLRSQDAICRWGGDELLIFLPETALEGAAEAAEKIRQRLAEVPLIVRGGELRLSVSVGVAEAARDEAVTEVVRRADDALYQAKQAGRNRVARSA; encoded by the coding sequence GTGCGCATGCCGATCCGGACGAAGCTCTTCCTGAGCCACTTTCTGGCTGTGCTGCTCGTGTCGGGCAGTATCGGGACCTACTTCTACAAGCAGTCGACGGCGAGCCTGCTCGAAAGCCTCCAGAACCGCCTGCGCTACAGCGCGAGCCTGCTGGCAAGGACAATCGACGGCGGCGAGCTGGCCGCGATCGGCGGGCCGCAAGACATTGCACGACCCGAGTACCGGCGCCTCCTCGCGCTGGTGCGCGACTTCCAGGCGGCCAACCGGGACATCGCCTTCATTTACGTGATGCGCCGCGACAACGCCCTGGGCGGGGTCGCGGGCGAGGTCCGTTTCGTCCTCGATTCGGACAGCTCGGCCGATCAGGCTCTCCCCGGCGACCTCTACGAAGAGGAGGTCCCGCGCCTGCGGGAGGGGTTCGACCGCCCGGCGGCCGACGACGCCATCACCCAGGACCGCTGGGGCTACTTCCTCTCCGGTTACGCGCCCGTGAAGAACGGCGGTGGCAGATTCCTCGTCGGCCTCGACATGCGCGCCGACGAAGTGCAGCGGAAGTTCCAGCGCATTCGCATGGCCGGAGTCGTCTCCCTCCTGCTCTCGATCCTCCTCGCGGCGCTGTTTTCCCGCCTGCTCGCCGGCCGCATCACCCGCCCGGTCACCCAGGTCATCGCCCGCACCGGCGAGATCGCCCGTGGCGAGCTCCGGGGCACGGTCCGGGTCGCGAGCGGCGACGAGCTCGAGGACCTTGCCGGCGCCGTCAATCGCATGGCGGGCGACCTGCTCGAGAGCCAGACCCATCGCGAACAGGCGATGCGGGAGCTCGCCGACGCCAACCTCCATCTCGAGGAGCGCATCGCCCTGCGCACGGTCGAGCTTTCGCAGCTGAACGCCGCCCTGCTCGAAGAGATCGAGGAGAGGAAGAGCGCCGAGCGGCGGCTCGAAAAGGCGGCGACGAGCGACTTCCTGACCGGCCTGCTGAACCGTCCGGCGATGCTGACGCTGCTCGAGCAGGAGTCCGACCGCATCCGTCGCGGCGTCGCCGCCTACTCGCTGGCGCTCGCCGACCTCGACCACTTCAAGCCGATCAACGACCGCTACGGCCACGCGGTCGGCGACCAGGCGCTCACCCGAATCGCCGACCTGCTGCGATCGAGCCTGCGAAGCCAGGATGCGATCTGCCGCTGGGGCGGCGACGAGCTGCTGATCTTCCTCCCCGAAACGGCGCTCGAAGGCGCCGCCGAGGCCGCCGAAAAGATCCGTCAGCGGCTGGCCGAGGTACCCCTGATCGTGCGGGGCGGCGAGCTCCGGCTCTCGGTCTCCGTCGGCGTCGCCGAAGCCGCCCGTGACGAAGCGGTGACGGAGGTCGTGCGGCGCGCCGACGATGCGCTCTATCAGGCCAAACAGGCGGGCAGGAACCGCGTCGCGCGTTCCGCCTGA